TGTTCTGATTTTTATAATAGAGGACGTGTACACACAATGCTATTTATAATTGGCACATTATTGGGTAATGACTATAactatttatctttttgttcaaCCTCAGGCATATAACATCTTACGTATATATTTCAAAGAGCTTGAAAACACAATTATCTGTTTTGctttacaattatttcaaaatattccaCTATTGTATTCCTCCACAGAGGCCTCTAACCCTTTATTTTCCAGAACAGATTCGCTTTTGAAGAGATTACTAGTGTGACAATGTTTCAAGCAGCACAATAAAACCCTGTTTCCTCCACTGGAAaagtgaaaatttaattttattctctaGCCTTCTAAAGGATTAGGTGAGGATCAGGCCAAGTCATTAGACATTAGAATCCTATGAAGAAAATGTCCTCAATATGGAGTCCTTAAGGATACAAACTTGTTTCAAATACTGTGATGGTAATTTCTCACACTGAGAAGGTACTTTTCAATCAACATGACTTGACTGTTTGGGGTAGAACTTGAAAGGCATCAAGATTAATTTCTTTCTATGCACAAGGCACTACAtcatttgctaaggataataggaCCCACAACACAGTCATGCTCTGATGAACTGACTATTCACCAGGAGAGACAAACAGTGTGAACACACCTATTGCATTACAGTGTGGTGGAGCCCGGATACTGTGGGTGGTACTCACAAGACGGTGTGATTAACTCTATTACTTAGTGTGTCCAGGAAATTTGTAGGTTGGAGGTAATATCTGAGCTGGGATTTTTAAATGCGTTATTTTCCTGGTAGAGAGAGTAACATTTGCATGTAAGTTGGATGTCAAGTTTAATGTCAGGTTTAATAGCACGAGGTCTGAAGCCAGCTGCCTGAATTTGAATTCTGGCTCCAAAATTATTTAACTGTGTGACTCTGCAAAAGATAGTTAACCCCagtatttcagtttcctcatctgaaaaattaggtttaataattaaatttactCATTTCAAAGCCTTCTGTGTTCACATCAGGTTTGAATCAGGTCTGCTGGGCTTTTCTGTTAGATCATATTCCAGCAATTGTTTTGCAGACAGagtattttatctgtattttttaatgtttttccccTCAAAGACAAGTCAGATAGCTTTCCCCAATAAGTAAAGTCATATAAGCCCAGTTTTTAAAACTTCCTGAATAAGCTAGACTTGTTTAATGTAAGCCTTACAGAATCTGTGGATAAACATCCTCAATTCTCAGGCAATCCCCACAATTCTTTATGTTTTTTCACAGTCCTTCCTTTGaaactatatttaaatatatagttgTGGCAGACAGACCCTAAGGTGACCCACATAATCTTGACTTCTTGGTGGTCACACCTTTGTATAACCCCTTTCTCTTGAATGTGGGCAGAAGCTGGGACTTCTAACCAATGGAACATGGGAAAGGTGATGAGACGTGACTCCGGTGATGAGGTTACATTATCCAAGACTTGGCCAACTGAGACCAGATCTCCTTACAGGCTTGAAGCAGTCATCAGCCATGTTGGAAAAGTGCTCATGGCAAGGAACTATGAGAGGCATCTAAGGACTTCAGGCAGCATCTAGAATGAATGTGGACGTACTACTACAACCAGCAAAAAGACCAGTCATGCAACCACAAGGAATGAACTTCTACCAAAGCTGAATGGGTTTGGAAGCAGACTCTTCCCAGCCAATCCTTCTGATGAAAATATAGTCTGGCCAACATCTTCACTGGACTCTGATGGACTCTATGCCTGGAACCCAGCTGATAAGACATGGTAATACgttttataaaattacatttttataaggATTTGTTACACAGTGATAGAATATAATACCACAGGTAATCAAAATCCTCTCCTCTTGTTTGGTAATATTTCATCACTAAATTATTATTGAAAGTTACACATACTGCTTTGGGAGCTATCATCATCAGTAAAACAATGGAAATTCAAAAGTCCTGTGAAGTTTTTTGAATAGTTAGCGAATTTATGAGGGAAAATATTCAAGTATATTAATTTATCTCAAATAGTAATGACGTCTCCCCTTGCCATTGTTATGGATTTATGGATTTATGTATCTGATACATGTAACATTACATTTTCAATCAATACTATTGATGGACCCTTccctacttttataatttctaacTATAGTTTTAGGGAGAATACTATTAATTGaagtattacttttattttttctataaattcctctagaaatatgtatttcttatgtCCTTTCTAAGGttattaacaaaaagaaaatatttctgaattataATTCACTTTCCTTCAAAAAATAGTAACTCAGTGTCTAATAAGGTATAGCAAAAAAGTTAAAAGGACtcataagtttattttaaaatacctactCTGAAGCAAAACTgactttctattaaaaataaaacaagttttcttattattgttttgtttccttgtttttagGTGATAGGATTGTATTTGCAACTATCTGGTCCATAAGTGATAAAATGCCATTTCCATGCACCCACCTGGCCTGTGTAACTGGGAGAACCTCTCTTTTAATTAAATGTGCTTCAAGTTTTAACAACTGACTTGTGTTAGTGATATGATTGATCTGCCTGTGACTGTCAAACAACACAGATGATTTGCATATCTCACTTCAGCAAAGATAGATGCCTCATCTTGGGATGAATTACAGTTAATtcttctagaaaaaaacaaatagaaagaaaagaatgaaatgttctgtagatATGAAATGAAGTCTTCTGCCTTAATGGAATTGTATCATTATAGATAGCTTACTTAGTACTGAGAATGTAATGTTACAAATGAGgccatttatttttactctgatGTATCTGAGACTCAAGTTAAATAAGTTACTTGGATTTCATTTAACCTGATAGGAATACATTCACATGCTGATAGCTCAAAATCAGCACGTCAGAGACCATGGTCAAATGTTGAGTCTTTAGAAGTGACTTCCTGTGATCAAGTTCCAGTTCTCTCTCTTACTTTCTCATTGTGTAATCTTGGCCAACTGTCATAATCTCTCTTAGCTTTATAGAGTCGAAGGTGGTGTTTAAACGAAACAAAATATTCACAGTGCTTAACACAAAGCCCTCCACATATAAACCCTCCGAACATATTCATTATCATTAGTTTACATAGAACTCTCTCCTATGCAAATTAAAGCAGATTCACTAGAATGTCTTTCTTCCtcatatttgtttttcaaataattaaccaagaaaatacattttacaagTTTGGACcatcaggttttgtttttttttttttttttttttgagtttttgtttgcttgtttattctGTTGTTGTTAAGCAGcttagaaaaagcaaatattcaatATGTAGGTATATTCTTAGGAAATCTTTAGGTTGATCTATGATTCCATATAAGGTTTAAGTCAACAAATTCACTTTTAACTTACAATTATCCCCcatgaaaggaaaatatgaaatatggaTACAAGGATAATAGGCTAAATGTCCAGGAATGAAATGGAGTACTGAACTCCAGATCCTCTGTCAATGCTAGAGGAATCGGAGAGCAGTTTCATGAGCTTTAGCAGAAGAGACGTTCACATACCATACTTGGTTATCTTTGCATGAGATTTTGCAGTAATAGAGTAAATTTCTGAGATGGTTCTTTATAATTCCTTAAGATAATTTCTATTAATTCTCTTAggactttttgttttctgacacTGGTACATTAATGGCCGATACTGGGTTTctgaataaaaaatactttttatcagaaatataattatatatgtaaaaaataaattggtaGTTTTTTTGTGCGCATTAGCAATGGTGGAATCATAATATTGGACACACAAATATATCAGCACTTAAGAGTTATTCAACATAtcttaagtttaaaattattctatGTGGTCAGAGTCTATCTACCAGCTGTATGCAATATCGATATGCATATGCACAGTTTGTACAGTTAGAATGTATATATTATACTCAGACATGTATATTATACTTAAACATACTATATATGTACTAGTAAACAAATATGTAAATCCATATAGTCCAAAGATACAGAAAGAACATAACATACATACAGAGTCTTAACTATGTTGGAAGTGTTACTGGAGCACAGAGATtaattcacacacaaaaataacacTACCTTTTAGATAAAGCATAAAGTTGCCATTAAATCAAAACGTAATATTATTTGTCATATAAAATGGTTATAAGGAGAGGTCATTCTTCCTATAATAAATATGAGGTAAGctaataacagaaataataaatgtgagtTCAGTCTAATGTGACAACTTCTGGATTTTTAGTAAACTTTAAGTATTGACATTGTGTAGTCTTTTAGGGAACAAAATAATATCCTTAAAACTTTAAATCTTGTGATACTGCTTCTTAATTGCTtctgtaagtttaaaatatttggggaaaggAACGATAACCAtatctgttctttttatttctgaagttaATTTTATTAGCTAATATCTCTCCactcttaaaattaaataaaaatatacagaattgATTTATACCAAAACTTTTGTATTTAGACCGAACACATTCAGAGTAAGAGAGTGTGAATCGCTTTATAATTCTGTATGACTActccaaaaaaaaagacacccaAAATACAAGAataggctgggcaccgtggcttgtgcctatcatctcagcactttgggaggcagaggagggtggatcacttgaggtcaggagttcaagaccagcctggccaacatggtgaaaacctgtctctactaaaaatataaaacattagcctggtgtggtgtcacatgcctgtaatctgagctactggggaggctgaggcaggagaatcgctcgaacccagcaggtggagggtttcagtaagccaagaccatgccactgtacttcggcctgggcaacaaagctagatcctctctctctctctctccctgtgtgtgtatatatacacacacacacacaaaaatatatgaatatgtatatagtcacatatatattgatatatatgtatatatatgtatatatatgaataatttaaTGAGTGGATTACTTTCAAAGTGAGAGTTAAGAAAGGTAATTGAAGTAAACTAATGTCGCTACATGTAATGCTTTTGCATGTAGATCCAGTTTCCATATAATCAGCATTATTAGGCAATAAATGACATATCAAAGTGCTTTTCAAGatttgttgaaaaagaaattgtaACTATAAAGATTTCATCCTCAAGATATGTATTCCTTATGTTTCTTATATTCTTCATGTAAAATTTTCAAACAAGTCCTCAGGCTCAAATATatgacactttttatttttagtaatgtaTAAATTTAGCAGTAAGAGTATATTAATATCATTATTCTTTATATACATGGATATAATATAATCTAAATGACAAGACCAAGCACATTTTGAAGATAAGCTAATATACTCAAAAATGTTATTCATAAAACTATTACATCTATCTATTTTAGATTTCACTCCAGGAATACAATTCCCTGTTGTCTGTTATTTCTAGGTATACACTAATTTTTATTGTAAGTCATTTATATACAtagtaaattatataaataggcataaaaataaatggttatatacaatctttctttttttctccacttCTTCTTAATGTATATGTTAGTTTTCTCTTtaggtatatattttataaatgctgGCTCCCACCTTATTTTAAGGAAGTATAATGTGTTACTCACAGATGTAAggagaaaggataaagaaaaactatcagtatgtaacaaacctgcacattgtgcacgtgtaccctacaacttaaagtataatgaaaaaaaaaaagatcaaaagattGTTATGTAGGAAATTACGGTCATTTTCTGCTGCTGGATTTTGGTATAACTACTAAACTTTTCTAAATCAAACTTTACTTAGTTATTTAATCAAGATAGTAAAATTATTTATCTCATGAATCAGTAAATGAGTTaaaacctgaaaaatattttggcacAGCTTAGTCAATagaaaaactcaataaatgttagaggCTGTGGCAGGATTGCTATATGCTATATATTAGGAGTTAAGAGGCATGGTGCTTAATAGATTGGATATGCTACTTTGCATCGTGCTTAGAAGGTTGACTTGTCCTGtgcaaaaatttatataaatataaaccagGTGTCTCACACTTATTCAGCCTTCAGGGGTGGGTCATGCTTCCCTTTAATGCCTAAATACCAATAGCCCATGTCCCTTTGTGTATTATGGCAGAAAATCTAGACTTTTATGGGGTTTCTCTCCCTGGGTATTTCTGAGAATCCCTATAAAATGCTAGTATGTCCCACAACTTTTTCATAGTTGCTGCTTGACCTTCAGTGAGCCAACTGATTCCAGACGCTTGTAGCACTTTTCCACACTCAaactttgtggggttttttgttctGACTTTTTTTGAGCACATGCTGTCCCTTCCCACGGCACAGCACCACTGCTAGGCTGCATCCAGCCTTGGCCCTTACCTCCCCAAATTCAGCTAAAATCAGACTTTCACTATGCATGCCCTTAATAAAAGCTTGCAGGGCACAGAATAGAAATTCATGCAGAAAGCTTTGTATTTATGAAGTTTTCAGTGAATAATACTGCTTTATACATAACCAGGAAACCCAAAGGCTTGCAACAACAGCCATTCCCTGCTCATGAAACAGCTGGGAAGCTTTTGGAGCACTCTGGGTATGTTGGGATGGGCTGGGTGTGGCTCTAGGCTATGGCTTAGGTCTAGGTCAGCTGCATGCATCTTCTCATTTGGGGACCTGTGGTGGCATGAAGAATGTGGCTCTGACAAATGGCAGAGGCACAGGAGGCCAATCCAAATCACACACGTTTACTTAGCGCCTCTGCTCATATTATGCCTGCAAAATGTCTGCTGACTGATGCAAGTCTATGGCGAAGACCAGAGCCAATGGCCAAGGAAAATGTGCAATTGACATAAATTCCTGGACGCTCTGCAAGGTCACATGACAAAGAGGAGAAGTGGCAGTCATCCTGTTACAGGAGGAAGTAAAGAGGAGCATAGTAAGCTGGTCATCAGGTAGGACTGCTCATAAACTTCATAAGCTAAGCACTCTCCAAAGGAGTTTCAGTAATGGTCATTTCCCCACTGCCTGCAGTTTGATTGCATTTTACAAGAGCCAGAATCCTGGTGAAGTGCCTTTGACAGATTTCTTACCAGAAAGAGATGTGTAGTGCccagagaaggggagaagggTAAATGGTTTCCTAAAAGAAATAGTCTGCCAAGATAGAATTCTGCTaacaataaggaaaatatttcataatatttaacaaattataAGACATGTTTTAGTCCCAATTTTCTCAAAGTGCCATGttcctggaggaaaaaaaaaggacctttcccttcctccctccctctcttcctccctccctctcttcctcccttccttccttcccttccttcctttccttccttccttccttccttccttccttccttcctttcttacctGTTCTGCATAATCAAATAAcccattttgttttttcccctctgaACCAAAGTCACAGTGAATTCCTAATCATGTATTCAAGCTGCCTCTATGCAAAAAGGTAGTATTTCCACAGGTGTGAAGTGGCAGTCTTTGTTTACTTCCAGCCCTCAATATATCCAAATATCGGGAGATCTAGTCTCAGCCAAGGCTCTCCAATGCAAATACTAGAGCTGCAAAAGTGTTTGCCTAATCTAAGAAACCTCAGAGGTAATTAGACAGATAGAATCTAGGAATGGTAGGTGAGAACCTAATGATACATGTATGATAACTGCAGAAATTTTCCACTGGTAACTGGAAagatttttgttgcttttctggATTTCTTAAGAAATTAGTCCATCCTTAGTCCAGTTACTCCAATGGACAGGCTACCTGCACAGAAACATTTAATGGAGCCATGGGTGAACGAATGAAGAAAGACCGCATTAGAATGGACAATTCTGCAAAGATTAGGAGAGCCTGGTGAAAGATGAGATGGATGGTACTTCAAGTAAAACCTTAAGACGAGTTTATGTCATAAAAACATGTTTGCAAGTCCCTGGTTATGATCTTGGCAGCTTGAGTTTGTCGGATATGCCAATTTGCATTAACCGAGGGTTTATCGCTCTTTACACTCTCAGTGATACCTCAACTACCTGAGATAGTCATGACGGGAGAGTTTGACAGTAACACACTGAGTCTGAAGTCCAATTTTCGgtaaaacacaatgaaatatatACTAAAAGATGTTCAACCCAGGCCAGGAAATTtaacaaatacacaaaattgtaataaattaaagacattttatttacattttgctaAATAGTTAGGAGTAGAAAGATTTGTGTTTATGCATGTAGACACTGGGGACAAAGTCAGGGGTGAAAACAGCAAtgattaagatttttaaaaatcaaggtctAAGATTTAAAAGTAACATACAAGTGAAACACTTTGTACAAAtgtgattattattaaaatgatttttagtaaagattAAATTGTGTTAAGAAGAAAAGTACATTGCTCACGCAGTTATATTTTTTCCTactcatagcaaaaaaaaaaaaaaaaaaagaaaagaaaagagaagagtgaGTCCTGATGTCATTCAGTATCAGTCAACTCAGTAAACTCCAAGCTAGTTTTGCCAGAATCTGACACACTTACAGGGAA
The window above is part of the Macaca mulatta isolate MMU2019108-1 chromosome 17, T2T-MMU8v2.0, whole genome shotgun sequence genome. Proteins encoded here:
- the DAOA gene encoding LOW QUALITY PROTEIN: D-amino acid oxidase regulator (The sequence of the model RefSeq protein was modified relative to this genomic sequence to represent the inferred CDS: inserted 1 base in 1 codon; substituted 2 bases at 2 genomic stop codons), yielding MRTVIWKWHRGIYRDHYILESFTFLSPTQKAGTSNQWNMGKVMRRDSGDEVTLSKTWPTETRSPYRLEAVISHVGKVLMARNYXEASKDFRQHLEXMWTYYYNQQKDQSCNHKEXTSTKAEWVWKQTLPSQSF